From a single Brassica rapa cultivar Chiifu-401-42 chromosome A01, CAAS_Brap_v3.01, whole genome shotgun sequence genomic region:
- the LOC103249150 gene encoding retinoblastoma-related protein 1 isoform X3, with protein MEEVQPPVTPPIDPNGKRSEATLLDLCEKVLSLEGSVCDEALKLFTETKRILSANMANIGSGTREEVERFWFAFILYSVKMLTVRKQVDGQSVSGDNGFNLCQILRALKLNIVDFFKELPQFVVKAGPVLCELYGADWENRLQAKELQANFVHLSLLSKYYKRGYREFFLTYDANAEKTSANSASYLPDSYRFGWLLFLALRNHAFSRFKDLVTCTNGLVSVLAILIVHVPCRFRNFSIQDSSRFVKKGDKEVDLVASLCKIYDASEDELRKIMNKANSLIETILKKKPSAASACKTDTLDNINTDGLTYFEDLLDESSISTSLTTLEKDYDETVCNKGELDERVFINEEDSLLGSGSLSAGAVNLTGAKRKIDSLSSPARTFISPLSPHKSPAAKTTVTATPVSTAMTTAKWLRTVICPLPPKPSPGLELFLKSCDRDITNDVTRRAHVILEAIFPNSSLGDQCAGGSLQPVNLMDDIWAQQRRLEAVKLYYRVLEAMCKAEAQILHVNNLNSLLTNERFHRCMLACSAELVLATHKSITMLFPAVLERTGITAFDLSKVIESFIRHEDSLPRELRRHLNSLEERLLESMVWERGSSMYNSLIVAKAPLALEINRLGLLAEPMPSLDAIAALINFSEGSSNHASSVQKAEACPGQNGDIKSPKRLCTDYRSILVERSSFASPVKERLLALGNVKSKTLPPPLQSAFATPTRPNPGGGGETCAETGINIFFTKINKLAAVRINGMVERLQLSQQIRESVYCLFQRVLAQRTSLLFNRHIDQIILCCFYGVAKISQMSLTFREIIYNYRKQPQCKPLVFRSVFVDSSQGRRQGRVGPDHVDIITFYNDVFIPAVKPLLVEIVPVKKGQAVEANNNPEGHCPGSPKVSVFPSVPDMSPKKVSAVHNVYVSPLRGSKMDALISHSSKSYYACVGESTHAYQSPSKDLSAINNRLNNSNRKRTLKFDVEAGLVSDSMVGNSLYQQNQNQNQNETDASNQNQNGSDASSSGGAPFKTEPQD; from the exons ATGGAAGAAGTTCAGCCACCAGTGACTCCACCCATTGACCCTAATGGGAAAAGAAGTGAAGCAACTCTCTTAGACTTATGCGAG aAAGTTCTTTCTCTTGAAGGGAGCGTTTGCGATGAAGCTTTGAAGTTGTTTACTGAAACCAAACGGATCTTGTCTGCAAACATGGCCAACATTGGAAGTGGAACT cgagaggaagtagagaggtTCTGGTTTGCGTTCATTCTCTATTCAGTGAAGATGCTTACTGTGAGAAAACAAGTGGACGGACAGTCAGTGTCTGGTGATAATGGGTTTAATCTATGTCAGATACTGAGGGCTCTAAAGCTGAA TATTGTGGATTTTTTTAAAGAGTTACCTCAGTTTGTGGTGAAGGCTGGTCCTGTGCTTTGTGAACTTTATGGTGCTGACTGGGAGAACAGACTTCAG GCAAAGGAGCTGCAGGCTAACTTTGTGCATCTTAGCCTTCTTAGCAA ATACTACAAACGTGGGTACCGTGAGTTCTTCTTGACATACGATGCAAACGCTGAAAAGACCTCAGCAAACTCTGCTAGTTACTTGCCGGATAGTTACCGTTTTGGATGGCTACTCTTCTTGGCACTCCGAAACCATGCTTTTAGTCGGTTTAAAGACCTTGTGACATGCACTAATGGCCTAGTTTCTGTATTG GCTATTTTGATCGTACACGTTCCTTGCCGGTTTAGAAACTTCAGCATCCAAGACTCTTCACGCTTTG TTAAGAAAGGTGACAAAGAGGTGGACTTGGTTGCATCACTTTGCAAGATATATGACGCCTCAGAAGATGAGTTGAGGAAAATAATGAACAAAGCAAATAGTTTGATAGAAACAAtactgaagaagaagccatctGCAGCATCTGCATGCAAAACTGACACGCTAGATAATATTAACACAG ATGGATTGACCTACTTTGAGGATTTACTGGATGAATCATCCATCTCAACCAGCTTGACCACACTAGAAAAAGACTACGATGAAACAGTCTGTAACAAAGGCGAGCTTGATGAGAGGGTATTCATCAACGAAGAGGATAGCTTACTCGGATCCGGAAGCTTATCTGCAGGAGCTGTGAATCTCACCGGCGCTAAAAGGAAAATTGATTCTTTGAGCTCACCCGCGAGGACTTTTATAAGCCCACTCTCTCCTCATAAGTCACCTGCAGCTAAGACAACTGTTACAGCAACACCAGTGAGCACAGCGATGACAACTGCCAAATGGCTCAGAACCGTTATATGTCCGCTTCCGCCAAAGCCTTCTCCTGGTTTGGAGCTTTTCTTGAAATCTTGCGATAGGGATATAACAAACGATGTCACAAGAAGAGCGCATGTGATACTGGAAGCTATTTTTCCGAATAGCTCGCTTGGGGACCAATGCGCAGGCGGGAGCTTGCAGCCTGTGAACCTCATGGACGACATATGGGCGCAGCAGAGAAGATTAGAAGCTGTGAAGTTATACTACAGAGTCCTCGAGGCGATGTGTAAAGCAGAAGCTCAGATTCTGCACGTGAACAACTTGAACTCTTTGCTGACGAACGAGAGGTTCCACAGATGCATGCTGGCGTGTTCGGCTGAGCTGGTTCTGGCTACTCACAAGAGCATAACGATGTTGTTTCCTGCTGTTCTGGAGAGGACTGGGATCACGGCCTTTGATCTCAGCAAGGTGATTGAGAGTTTTATCAGGCATGAGGATTCTCTGCCGAGAGAGCTGAGACGGCATCTGAACTCGCTTGAGGAGCGGCTTCTGGAGAGTATGGTGTGGGAGAGAGGCTCCTCCATGTACAACTCTCTGATTGTCGCCAAGGCACCGCTTGCGTTGGAGATTAATAGGCTCGGATTGTTAGCTGAACCGATGCCGTCTCTTGATGCTATTGCAGCTCTTATTAACTTCTCTGAAGGATCATCAAATCATGCATCATCTGTCCAAAAGGCTGAAGCATGTCCAG GACAAAATGGAGATATTAAATCGCCCAAAAGACTGTGTACTGACTACCGCAGCATTCTAGTTGAACGGAGCTCCTTTGCATCACCAGTGAAGGAGCGTCTGTTGGCATTAGGCAACGTTAAATCCAAGACGCTGCCACCTCCGTTGCAGTCTGCATTTGCTAC TCCCACACGGCCTAACCCAGGAGGCGGAGGAGAAACTTGTGCAGAAACTGGTATCAATATATTCTTCACCAAG ATCAATAAATTAGCTGCGGTTAGAATCAACGGAATGGTGGAAAGGCTACAACTTTCGCAGCAAATAAGAGAGAGTGTATACTGTCTCTTCCAACGTGTGCTTGCTCAGAGGACTTCTCTTTTGTTTAATCGCCATATTGACCAGATCATTCTCTGTTGCTTTTACGGTGTGGCCAAG ATATCCCAAATGAGCCTGACGTTCAGGGAAATCATATACAACTATAGGAAGCAACCACAGTGTAAACCACTAGTTTTCCGCAGCGTTTTTGTGGATTCGTCACAGGGTCGTCGTCAAGGG AGAGTAGGACCAGATCATGTTGACATCATCACATTCTACAACGATGTTTTTATCCCAGCGGTAAAGCCGTTGCTGGTGGAGATAGTTCCTGTGAAGAAGGGCCAGGCCGTGGAGGCCAATAATAATCCTGAAG GTCATTGTCCTGGATCGCCAAAGGTGTCGGTGTTTCCTAGTGTTCCAGACATGTCTCCTAAAAAAGTATCTGCTGTGCACAATGTGTACGTTTCTCCCCTAAGAGGATCCAAG ATGGATGCTCTTATCTCACACAGCTCAAAGAGTTACTACGCTTGTGTTGGAGAGAGCACACATGCTTACCAGAGCCCTTCAAAAGACTTATCTGCCATCAACAACCGCTTGAAcaa CAGCAACCGCAAGAGGACGCTTAAGTTTGACGTAGAAGCAGGACTGGTAAGCGATTCCATGGTGGGAAACAGTCTTTAccaacaaaaccaaaaccaaaaccaaaatgaGACCGATGCttcaaatcaaaaccaaaatggAAGCGATGCATCCTCTTCAGGTGGTGCTCCCTTTAAAACCGAGCCACAAGATTGA
- the LOC103249150 gene encoding retinoblastoma-related protein 1 isoform X4, which translates to MEEVQPPVTPPIDPNGKRSEATLLDLCEKVLSLEGSVCDEALKLFTETKRILSANMANIGSGTREEVERFWFAFILYSVKMLTVRKQVDGQSVSGDNGFNLCQILRALKLNIVDFFKELPQFVVKAGPVLCELYGADWENRLQAKELQANFVHLSLLSKYYKRGYREFFLTYDANAEKTSANSASYLPDSYRFGWLLFLALRNHAFSRFKDLVTCTNGLVSVLAILIVHVPCRFRNFSIQDSSRFVKKGDKEVDLVASLCKIYDASEDELRKIMNKANSLIETILKKKPSAASACKTDTLDNINTDGLTYFEDLLDESSISTSLTTLEKDYDETVCNKGELDERVFINEEDSLLGSGSLSAGAVNLTGAKRKIDSLSSPARTFISPLSPHKSPAAKTTVTATPVSTAMTTAKWLRTVICPLPPKPSPGLELFLKSCDRDITNDVTRRAHVILEAIFPNSSLGDQCAGGSLQPVNLMDDIWAQQRRLEAVKLYYRVLEAMCKAEAQILHVNNLNSLLTNERFHRCMLACSAELVLATHKSITMLFPAVLERTGITAFDLSKVIESFIRHEDSLPRELRRHLNSLEERLLESMVWERGSSMYNSLIVAKAPLALEINRLGLLAEPMPSLDAIAALINFSEGSSNHASSVQKAEACPGQNGDIKSPKRLCTDYRSILVERSSFASPVKERLLALGNVKSKTLPPPLQSAFATPTRPNPGGGGETCAETGINIFFTKINKLAAVRINGMVERLQLSQQIRESVYCLFQRVLAQRTSLLFNRHIDQIILCCFYGVAKISQMSLTFREIIYNYRKQPQCKPLVFRSVFVDSSQGRRQGRVGPDHVDIITFYNDVFIPAVKPLLVEIVPVKKGQAVEANNNPEGHCPGSPKVSVFPSVPDMSPKKVSAVHNVYVSPLRGSKMDALISHSSKSYYACVGESTHAYQSPSKDLSAINNRLNNNRKRTLKFDVEAGLVSDSMVGNSLYQQNQNQNQNETDASNQNQNGSDASSSGGAPFKTEPQD; encoded by the exons ATGGAAGAAGTTCAGCCACCAGTGACTCCACCCATTGACCCTAATGGGAAAAGAAGTGAAGCAACTCTCTTAGACTTATGCGAG aAAGTTCTTTCTCTTGAAGGGAGCGTTTGCGATGAAGCTTTGAAGTTGTTTACTGAAACCAAACGGATCTTGTCTGCAAACATGGCCAACATTGGAAGTGGAACT cgagaggaagtagagaggtTCTGGTTTGCGTTCATTCTCTATTCAGTGAAGATGCTTACTGTGAGAAAACAAGTGGACGGACAGTCAGTGTCTGGTGATAATGGGTTTAATCTATGTCAGATACTGAGGGCTCTAAAGCTGAA TATTGTGGATTTTTTTAAAGAGTTACCTCAGTTTGTGGTGAAGGCTGGTCCTGTGCTTTGTGAACTTTATGGTGCTGACTGGGAGAACAGACTTCAG GCAAAGGAGCTGCAGGCTAACTTTGTGCATCTTAGCCTTCTTAGCAA ATACTACAAACGTGGGTACCGTGAGTTCTTCTTGACATACGATGCAAACGCTGAAAAGACCTCAGCAAACTCTGCTAGTTACTTGCCGGATAGTTACCGTTTTGGATGGCTACTCTTCTTGGCACTCCGAAACCATGCTTTTAGTCGGTTTAAAGACCTTGTGACATGCACTAATGGCCTAGTTTCTGTATTG GCTATTTTGATCGTACACGTTCCTTGCCGGTTTAGAAACTTCAGCATCCAAGACTCTTCACGCTTTG TTAAGAAAGGTGACAAAGAGGTGGACTTGGTTGCATCACTTTGCAAGATATATGACGCCTCAGAAGATGAGTTGAGGAAAATAATGAACAAAGCAAATAGTTTGATAGAAACAAtactgaagaagaagccatctGCAGCATCTGCATGCAAAACTGACACGCTAGATAATATTAACACAG ATGGATTGACCTACTTTGAGGATTTACTGGATGAATCATCCATCTCAACCAGCTTGACCACACTAGAAAAAGACTACGATGAAACAGTCTGTAACAAAGGCGAGCTTGATGAGAGGGTATTCATCAACGAAGAGGATAGCTTACTCGGATCCGGAAGCTTATCTGCAGGAGCTGTGAATCTCACCGGCGCTAAAAGGAAAATTGATTCTTTGAGCTCACCCGCGAGGACTTTTATAAGCCCACTCTCTCCTCATAAGTCACCTGCAGCTAAGACAACTGTTACAGCAACACCAGTGAGCACAGCGATGACAACTGCCAAATGGCTCAGAACCGTTATATGTCCGCTTCCGCCAAAGCCTTCTCCTGGTTTGGAGCTTTTCTTGAAATCTTGCGATAGGGATATAACAAACGATGTCACAAGAAGAGCGCATGTGATACTGGAAGCTATTTTTCCGAATAGCTCGCTTGGGGACCAATGCGCAGGCGGGAGCTTGCAGCCTGTGAACCTCATGGACGACATATGGGCGCAGCAGAGAAGATTAGAAGCTGTGAAGTTATACTACAGAGTCCTCGAGGCGATGTGTAAAGCAGAAGCTCAGATTCTGCACGTGAACAACTTGAACTCTTTGCTGACGAACGAGAGGTTCCACAGATGCATGCTGGCGTGTTCGGCTGAGCTGGTTCTGGCTACTCACAAGAGCATAACGATGTTGTTTCCTGCTGTTCTGGAGAGGACTGGGATCACGGCCTTTGATCTCAGCAAGGTGATTGAGAGTTTTATCAGGCATGAGGATTCTCTGCCGAGAGAGCTGAGACGGCATCTGAACTCGCTTGAGGAGCGGCTTCTGGAGAGTATGGTGTGGGAGAGAGGCTCCTCCATGTACAACTCTCTGATTGTCGCCAAGGCACCGCTTGCGTTGGAGATTAATAGGCTCGGATTGTTAGCTGAACCGATGCCGTCTCTTGATGCTATTGCAGCTCTTATTAACTTCTCTGAAGGATCATCAAATCATGCATCATCTGTCCAAAAGGCTGAAGCATGTCCAG GACAAAATGGAGATATTAAATCGCCCAAAAGACTGTGTACTGACTACCGCAGCATTCTAGTTGAACGGAGCTCCTTTGCATCACCAGTGAAGGAGCGTCTGTTGGCATTAGGCAACGTTAAATCCAAGACGCTGCCACCTCCGTTGCAGTCTGCATTTGCTAC TCCCACACGGCCTAACCCAGGAGGCGGAGGAGAAACTTGTGCAGAAACTGGTATCAATATATTCTTCACCAAG ATCAATAAATTAGCTGCGGTTAGAATCAACGGAATGGTGGAAAGGCTACAACTTTCGCAGCAAATAAGAGAGAGTGTATACTGTCTCTTCCAACGTGTGCTTGCTCAGAGGACTTCTCTTTTGTTTAATCGCCATATTGACCAGATCATTCTCTGTTGCTTTTACGGTGTGGCCAAG ATATCCCAAATGAGCCTGACGTTCAGGGAAATCATATACAACTATAGGAAGCAACCACAGTGTAAACCACTAGTTTTCCGCAGCGTTTTTGTGGATTCGTCACAGGGTCGTCGTCAAGGG AGAGTAGGACCAGATCATGTTGACATCATCACATTCTACAACGATGTTTTTATCCCAGCGGTAAAGCCGTTGCTGGTGGAGATAGTTCCTGTGAAGAAGGGCCAGGCCGTGGAGGCCAATAATAATCCTGAAG GTCATTGTCCTGGATCGCCAAAGGTGTCGGTGTTTCCTAGTGTTCCAGACATGTCTCCTAAAAAAGTATCTGCTGTGCACAATGTGTACGTTTCTCCCCTAAGAGGATCCAAG ATGGATGCTCTTATCTCACACAGCTCAAAGAGTTACTACGCTTGTGTTGGAGAGAGCACACATGCTTACCAGAGCCCTTCAAAAGACTTATCTGCCATCAACAACCGCTTGAAcaa CAACCGCAAGAGGACGCTTAAGTTTGACGTAGAAGCAGGACTGGTAAGCGATTCCATGGTGGGAAACAGTCTTTAccaacaaaaccaaaaccaaaaccaaaatgaGACCGATGCttcaaatcaaaaccaaaatggAAGCGATGCATCCTCTTCAGGTGGTGCTCCCTTTAAAACCGAGCCACAAGATTGA
- the LOC103249150 gene encoding retinoblastoma-related protein 1 isoform X1 has product MEEVQPPVTPPIDPNGKRSEATLLDLCEKVLSLEGSVCDEALKLFTETKRILSANMANIGSGTREEVERFWFAFILYSVKMLTVRKQVDGQSVSGDNGFNLCQILRALKLNIVDFFKELPQFVVKAGPVLCELYGADWENRLQAKELQANFVHLSLLSKYYKRGYREFFLTYDANAEKTSANSASYLPDSYRFGWLLFLALRNHAFSRFKDLVTCTNGLVSVLAILIVHVPCRFRNFSIQDSSRFVKKGDKEVDLVASLCKIYDASEDELRKIMNKANSLIETILKKKPSAASACKTDTLDNINTDGLTYFEDLLDESSISTSLTTLEKDYDETVCNKGELDERVFINEEDSLLGSGSLSAGAVNLTGAKRKIDSLSSPARTFISPLSPHKSPAAKTTVTATPVSTAMTTAKWLRTVICPLPPKPSPGLELFLKSCDRDITNDVTRRAHVILEAIFPNSSLGDQCAGGSLQPVNLMDDIWAQQRRLEAVKLYYRVLEAMCKAEAQILHVNNLNSLLTNERFHRCMLACSAELVLATHKSITMLFPAVLERTGITAFDLSKVIESFIRHEDSLPRELRRHLNSLEERLLESMVWERGSSMYNSLIVAKAPLALEINRLGLLAEPMPSLDAIAALINFSEGSSNHASSVQKAEACPGQNGDIKSPKRLCTDYRSILVERSSFASPVKERLLALGNVKSKTLPPPLQSAFATPTRPNPGGGGETCAETGINIFFTKINKLAAVRINGMVERLQLSQQIRESVYCLFQRVLAQRTSLLFNRHIDQIILCCFYGVAKISQMSLTFREIIYNYRKQPQCKPLVFRSVFVDSSQGRRQGRVGPDHVDIITFYNDVFIPAVKPLLVEIVPVKKGQAVEANNNPEGHCPGSPKVSVFPSVPDMSPKKVSAVHNVYVSPLRGSKMDALISHSSKSYYACVGESTHAYQSPSKDLSAINNRLNNSNNSSNRKRTLKFDVEAGLVSDSMVGNSLYQQNQNQNQNETDASNQNQNGSDASSSGGAPFKTEPQD; this is encoded by the exons ATGGAAGAAGTTCAGCCACCAGTGACTCCACCCATTGACCCTAATGGGAAAAGAAGTGAAGCAACTCTCTTAGACTTATGCGAG aAAGTTCTTTCTCTTGAAGGGAGCGTTTGCGATGAAGCTTTGAAGTTGTTTACTGAAACCAAACGGATCTTGTCTGCAAACATGGCCAACATTGGAAGTGGAACT cgagaggaagtagagaggtTCTGGTTTGCGTTCATTCTCTATTCAGTGAAGATGCTTACTGTGAGAAAACAAGTGGACGGACAGTCAGTGTCTGGTGATAATGGGTTTAATCTATGTCAGATACTGAGGGCTCTAAAGCTGAA TATTGTGGATTTTTTTAAAGAGTTACCTCAGTTTGTGGTGAAGGCTGGTCCTGTGCTTTGTGAACTTTATGGTGCTGACTGGGAGAACAGACTTCAG GCAAAGGAGCTGCAGGCTAACTTTGTGCATCTTAGCCTTCTTAGCAA ATACTACAAACGTGGGTACCGTGAGTTCTTCTTGACATACGATGCAAACGCTGAAAAGACCTCAGCAAACTCTGCTAGTTACTTGCCGGATAGTTACCGTTTTGGATGGCTACTCTTCTTGGCACTCCGAAACCATGCTTTTAGTCGGTTTAAAGACCTTGTGACATGCACTAATGGCCTAGTTTCTGTATTG GCTATTTTGATCGTACACGTTCCTTGCCGGTTTAGAAACTTCAGCATCCAAGACTCTTCACGCTTTG TTAAGAAAGGTGACAAAGAGGTGGACTTGGTTGCATCACTTTGCAAGATATATGACGCCTCAGAAGATGAGTTGAGGAAAATAATGAACAAAGCAAATAGTTTGATAGAAACAAtactgaagaagaagccatctGCAGCATCTGCATGCAAAACTGACACGCTAGATAATATTAACACAG ATGGATTGACCTACTTTGAGGATTTACTGGATGAATCATCCATCTCAACCAGCTTGACCACACTAGAAAAAGACTACGATGAAACAGTCTGTAACAAAGGCGAGCTTGATGAGAGGGTATTCATCAACGAAGAGGATAGCTTACTCGGATCCGGAAGCTTATCTGCAGGAGCTGTGAATCTCACCGGCGCTAAAAGGAAAATTGATTCTTTGAGCTCACCCGCGAGGACTTTTATAAGCCCACTCTCTCCTCATAAGTCACCTGCAGCTAAGACAACTGTTACAGCAACACCAGTGAGCACAGCGATGACAACTGCCAAATGGCTCAGAACCGTTATATGTCCGCTTCCGCCAAAGCCTTCTCCTGGTTTGGAGCTTTTCTTGAAATCTTGCGATAGGGATATAACAAACGATGTCACAAGAAGAGCGCATGTGATACTGGAAGCTATTTTTCCGAATAGCTCGCTTGGGGACCAATGCGCAGGCGGGAGCTTGCAGCCTGTGAACCTCATGGACGACATATGGGCGCAGCAGAGAAGATTAGAAGCTGTGAAGTTATACTACAGAGTCCTCGAGGCGATGTGTAAAGCAGAAGCTCAGATTCTGCACGTGAACAACTTGAACTCTTTGCTGACGAACGAGAGGTTCCACAGATGCATGCTGGCGTGTTCGGCTGAGCTGGTTCTGGCTACTCACAAGAGCATAACGATGTTGTTTCCTGCTGTTCTGGAGAGGACTGGGATCACGGCCTTTGATCTCAGCAAGGTGATTGAGAGTTTTATCAGGCATGAGGATTCTCTGCCGAGAGAGCTGAGACGGCATCTGAACTCGCTTGAGGAGCGGCTTCTGGAGAGTATGGTGTGGGAGAGAGGCTCCTCCATGTACAACTCTCTGATTGTCGCCAAGGCACCGCTTGCGTTGGAGATTAATAGGCTCGGATTGTTAGCTGAACCGATGCCGTCTCTTGATGCTATTGCAGCTCTTATTAACTTCTCTGAAGGATCATCAAATCATGCATCATCTGTCCAAAAGGCTGAAGCATGTCCAG GACAAAATGGAGATATTAAATCGCCCAAAAGACTGTGTACTGACTACCGCAGCATTCTAGTTGAACGGAGCTCCTTTGCATCACCAGTGAAGGAGCGTCTGTTGGCATTAGGCAACGTTAAATCCAAGACGCTGCCACCTCCGTTGCAGTCTGCATTTGCTAC TCCCACACGGCCTAACCCAGGAGGCGGAGGAGAAACTTGTGCAGAAACTGGTATCAATATATTCTTCACCAAG ATCAATAAATTAGCTGCGGTTAGAATCAACGGAATGGTGGAAAGGCTACAACTTTCGCAGCAAATAAGAGAGAGTGTATACTGTCTCTTCCAACGTGTGCTTGCTCAGAGGACTTCTCTTTTGTTTAATCGCCATATTGACCAGATCATTCTCTGTTGCTTTTACGGTGTGGCCAAG ATATCCCAAATGAGCCTGACGTTCAGGGAAATCATATACAACTATAGGAAGCAACCACAGTGTAAACCACTAGTTTTCCGCAGCGTTTTTGTGGATTCGTCACAGGGTCGTCGTCAAGGG AGAGTAGGACCAGATCATGTTGACATCATCACATTCTACAACGATGTTTTTATCCCAGCGGTAAAGCCGTTGCTGGTGGAGATAGTTCCTGTGAAGAAGGGCCAGGCCGTGGAGGCCAATAATAATCCTGAAG GTCATTGTCCTGGATCGCCAAAGGTGTCGGTGTTTCCTAGTGTTCCAGACATGTCTCCTAAAAAAGTATCTGCTGTGCACAATGTGTACGTTTCTCCCCTAAGAGGATCCAAG ATGGATGCTCTTATCTCACACAGCTCAAAGAGTTACTACGCTTGTGTTGGAGAGAGCACACATGCTTACCAGAGCCCTTCAAAAGACTTATCTGCCATCAACAACCGCTTGAAcaa CAGCAACAACAGCAGCAACCGCAAGAGGACGCTTAAGTTTGACGTAGAAGCAGGACTGGTAAGCGATTCCATGGTGGGAAACAGTCTTTAccaacaaaaccaaaaccaaaaccaaaatgaGACCGATGCttcaaatcaaaaccaaaatggAAGCGATGCATCCTCTTCAGGTGGTGCTCCCTTTAAAACCGAGCCACAAGATTGA